One part of the Arabidopsis thaliana chromosome 4, partial sequence genome encodes these proteins:
- the UPL5 gene encoding ubiquitin protein ligase 5 (ubiquitin protein ligase 5 (UPL5); CONTAINS InterPro DOMAIN/s: Ubiquitin subgroup (InterPro:IPR019956), Ubiquitin (InterPro:IPR000626), Ubiquitin supergroup (InterPro:IPR019955), HECT (InterPro:IPR000569); BEST Arabidopsis thaliana protein match is: ubiquitin-protein ligase 1 (TAIR:AT1G55860.1); Has 13201 Blast hits to 8328 proteins in 676 species: Archae - 0; Bacteria - 15; Metazoa - 6234; Fungi - 1825; Plants - 2664; Viruses - 167; Other Eukaryotes - 2296 (source: NCBI BLink).), whose amino-acid sequence MTLSRSSADDSTNNANRSYSAVAGTDNKRKRDEDSSDYVGVAESLEMLKKQEIDADHMAASAQQTLISWRSGENSRSLSSSGECSSSNRPESTRLQIFVRMMSGGKTIVIHAEKYDTVEKLHQRIEWKTKIPALEQRVIYKGKQLQRENSLTYYSIEQDASLQLVARMQSTEHPVAWQTIDDIMYTISRMYKGENLQSNINEKIVTFFAMIPVESDESIAKYLNIFSNSSVPAALVMLYASSLERNKSCAKSSVKLFLSNCVALPKNQKNYCLPIVLEFCKLLRKVCPDQKLYVTCRNTLGSMLETFDNPHGVYNDQYETFGVEIFPFFTELTGLLLNELAQNSGPSFCDFQKVSSFWQQLRKVIELKVAFPIPIVLPMQSTALEAEIRHLHRLFGSLLTTMDLCMCRVESSLADKEVGNSETMSSSWSQYLSILKIINSMSNIYQGAKGQLAVMLNKNKVSFSALVVKFAKRGDDHQWIFEYKEATNFEARRHLAMLLFPDVKEDFEEMHEMLIDRSNLLSESFEYIVGASPEALHGGLFMEFKNEEATGPGVLREWFYLVCQEIFNPKNTLFLRSADDFRRFSPNPASKVDPLHPDFFEFTGRVIALALMHKVQVGVLFDRVFFLQLAGLKISLEDIKDTDRIMYNSCKQILEMDPEFFDSNAGLGLTFVLETEELGKRDTIELCPDGKLKAVNSKNRKQYVDLLIERRFATPILEQVKQFSRGFTDMLSHSVPPRSFFKRLYLEDLDGMLRGGENPISIDDWKAHTEYNGFKETDRQIDWFWKILKKMTEEEQRSILFFWTSNKFVPVEGFRGLSSKLYIYRLYEANDRLPLSHTCFYRLCIPRYPTITLMEQRLRLIAQDHVSSSFGKW is encoded by the exons ATGACTCTAAGCCGTTCATCAGCCGACGATTCAACCAATAACGCTAACCGATCTTACTCCGCCGTGGCTGGAACCGATAACAAACGAAAACGAGACGAGGACTCTTCTGATTACGTCGGCGTTGCTGAAAGTCTCGAGAtgttgaagaaacaagaaatcgACGCCGATCATATGGCTGCGTCGGCTCAACAGACTTTAATTTCATGGAGATCCGGTGAGAATTCCCGGTCTCTATCTTCTTCCGGTGAGTGTTCTTCGTCGAATCGTCCTGAGTCGACTCGGTTACAAATCTTTGTGAGGATGATGTCTGGAGGTAAAACGATTGTGATCCACGCTGAGAAATACGATACTGTTGAGAAACTTCATCAGAGAATCGAGTGGAAAACGAAGATTCCGGCGCTTGAGCAACGAGTTATCTACAAAGGTAAGCAGCTACAGCGTGAAAACTCGCTTACTTACTACTCCATCGAGCAAGACGCTTCGCTTCAGCTCGTTGCTCGTATGCAGAGCACAGAGCATCCTGTAGCTTGGCAAACGATTGATGATATTATGTATACAATTTCGAGAATGTATAAAGGTGAGAATCTTCAATCTAACATCAACGAGAAGATTGTTACTTTCTTTGCGATGATTCCTGTGGAGAGTGACGAATCGATTGCGAAATATCTCAACATTTTCTCGAACTCTTCGGTTCCAGCTGCTTTAGTGATGCTAtatgcttcttctttagaGAGGAATAAGTCTTGTGCTAAGAGCTCTGTTAAGCTGTTCTTGAGTAATTGTGTAGCTTTACCGAAGAATCAGAAGAACTATTGTTTACCAATAGTGTTAGAGTTTTGTAAACTGCTTAGGAAAGTTTGCCCTGATCAGAAGCTATATGTTACTTGCCGGAACACCTTGGGATCGATGCTGGAAACGTTTGATAACCCTCATGGTGTATATAATGATCAATATGAGACTTTTGGGGTGGAGATTTTCCCGTTCTTTACTGAGTTAACTGGTCTTTTGTTGAATGAGTTAGCTCAGAATTCAGGGCCTAGTTTCTGTGACTTTCagaaagtttcttccttttggcAACAATTGAGGAAAGTCATTGAACTCAAAGTTGCCTTTCCCATTCCCATTGTGTTACCTATGCAAAGTACTGCATTGGAGGCGGAGATCAGACATCTTCATCGGTTATTTGGAAGCTTGTTGACGACTATGGACCTTTGTATGTGTAGGGTCGAGTCTTCGTTGGCTGATAAAGAAGTTGGAAACAGTGAAACTATGTCTTCATCGTGGTCTCAGTATCTTTCCATTCTGAAGATTATCAATTCAATGTCTAACATTTATCAAGGTGCTAAGGGACAGCTAGCTGttatgttaaataaaaacaaggtTTCATTCTCCGCCCTCGTTGTGAAATTTGCTAAAAGAGGAGATGACCACCAATGGATCTTTGAGTATAAGGAAGCTACCAACTTTGAAGCTAGGAGGCATTTGGCAATGCTCTTGTTTCCTGACGTGAAAGAAGACTTTGAGGAGATGCACGAAATGCTCATTGATCGGTCCAATTTGCTATCAGAATCATTTGAGTACATAGTGGGCGCAAGCCCTGAAGCACTTCATGGTGGACTGTTCATGGAATTCAAGAATGAGGAAGCTACAGGTCCTGGTGTTCTACGAGAATGGTTCTATCTGGTATGTCAGGAGATATTCAATCCAAAAAATACCCTCTTCCTTCGATCTGCTGATGATTTTAGAAGATTCTCTCCAAACCCAG CATCCAAGGTGGATCCATTGCATCCTGACTTCTTCGAGTTCACGGGTCGTGTGATTGCCTTAGCTTTGATGCACAAAGTTCAAGTGGGTGTGCTGTTCGATCgtgttttcttcttacaaTTGGCCGGACTGAAAATATCTTTGGAAGATATTAAGGACACCGATCGAATTATGTACAATAGCTGCAAACAGATTCTGGAAATGGATCCAGAGTTTTTCGATTCAAACGCAGGCCTTGGTCTAACATTCGTGTTGGAAACCGAGGAGCTGGGAAAGAGGGATACGATAGAGCTATGTCCAGACGGGAAACTCAAGGCTGTTAACAGCAAGAACAGGAAACAATACGTCGATCTCCTCATCGAACGCCGATTTGCCACACCAATCTTGGAGCAAGTAAAACAATTTTCTCGAGGTTTCACTGATATGCTATCACATTCTGTACCGCCCAGATCATTTTTCAAGAGATTATACCTAGAGGATCTGGATGGAATGCTTCGAGGAGGAGAAAACCCGATAAGCATAGATGATTGGAAAGCGCATACAGAATACAACGGATTCAAAGAGACTGATCGCCAAATAGACTGGTTCTGGAAG ATTCTGAAGAAAATGACAGAGGAAGAACAGAGGAGTATACTGTTCTTTTGGACATCGAATAAGTTTGTACCAGTGGAAGGGTTTAGAGGATTATCATCAAAGCTTTATATCTACAGATTATATGAAGCTAATGATCGTCTTCCATTGTCTCATACTTGCTTTTACCGTCTCTGTATACCGAGATACCCGACGATTACTCTCATGGAACAACGCCTCCGACTCATCGCTCAAGATCATGTCAGCTCCAGTTTCGGTAAATGGTGA
- a CDS encoding uncharacterized protein (unknown protein; FUNCTIONS IN: molecular_function unknown; INVOLVED IN: biological_process unknown; LOCATED IN: cellular_component unknown; EXPRESSED IN: 14 plant structures; EXPRESSED DURING: 4 anthesis, petal differentiation and expansion stage; Has 22 Blast hits to 20 proteins in 5 species: Archae - 0; Bacteria - 0; Metazoa - 2; Fungi - 0; Plants - 11; Viruses - 0; Other Eukaryotes - 9 (source: NCBI BLink).): MAGVEVEKIVSNTEEKTTTETPKKTVHADDSATVVEVEIKGEEVPNVENETEKTEIAPVKEEKPVVITAVVEEKDGKPAVKSPTKEEKPVDGKAV, encoded by the exons ATGGCTGGTGTTGAG GTTGAGAAGATAGTATCAAACACAGAAGAGAAGACAACAACCGAGACGCCTAAGAAAACCGTTCATGCAGATGATTCAGCCACTGTGGTTGAAGTTGaaatcaaaggagaagaagtacCAAATGTAGAgaatgaaactgaaaaaaccGAGATAGCTCCGGTTAAAGAGGAGAAACCAGTTGTAATTACAGCAGTTGTGGAGGAGAAAGATGGTAAACCGGCTGTCAAATCTCCGACTAAGGAGGAGAAGCCTGTTGACGGCAAGGCAGTGTAA
- a CDS encoding uncharacterized protein (unknown protein; Has 24 Blast hits to 18 proteins in 5 species: Archae - 0; Bacteria - 2; Metazoa - 0; Fungi - 0; Plants - 7; Viruses - 0; Other Eukaryotes - 15 (source: NCBI BLink).), with protein sequence MTQSSIDFFPQVEKIVSNTEEKTTTETPKKTVHADDSATVVEVEIKGEEVPNVENETEKTEIAPVKEEKPVVITAVVEEKDGKPAVKSPTKEEKPVDGKAV encoded by the coding sequence ATGACGCAAAGCTCAATCGATTTTTTCCCACAGGTTGAGAAGATAGTATCAAACACAGAAGAGAAGACAACAACCGAGACGCCTAAGAAAACCGTTCATGCAGATGATTCAGCCACTGTGGTTGAAGTTGaaatcaaaggagaagaagtacCAAATGTAGAgaatgaaactgaaaaaaccGAGATAGCTCCGGTTAAAGAGGAGAAACCAGTTGTAATTACAGCAGTTGTGGAGGAGAAAGATGGTAAACCGGCTGTCAAATCTCCGACTAAGGAGGAGAAGCCTGTTGACGGCAAGGCAGTGTAA
- a CDS encoding ER membrane protein complex subunit-like protein (Protein of unknown function DUF106, transmembrane) (FUNCTIONS IN: molecular_function unknown; INVOLVED IN: biological_process unknown; LOCATED IN: mitochondrion, endoplasmic reticulum; EXPRESSED IN: 25 plant structures; EXPRESSED DURING: 13 growth stages; CONTAINS InterPro DOMAIN/s: Protein of unknown function DUF106, transmembrane (InterPro:IPR002809), Uncharacterised conserved protein UCP010045, transmembrane eukaryotic (InterPro:IPR008568); Has 409 Blast hits to 409 proteins in 203 species: Archae - 0; Bacteria - 0; Metazoa - 152; Fungi - 136; Plants - 53; Viruses - 0; Other Eukaryotes - 68 (source: NCBI BLink).) codes for MAEDLVLDTAIRDWVLIPLSVVMVLIGILRYFVSKLMRSTPTPDAKMVKEGQVVIRARNLKVGANFIPPKSFRARRFYFSNEENGLLHVPKGEAQNPQAAMFSDPNMAMDMMKKNLSMIIPQTLTFAWVNFFFSGFVAAKIPFPLTQRFRSMLQNGIDLSTVDVSYVSSRSWYFLNLFGLRGLFSLILGDENAIDDTQRMMQMGGFGFDASKSLGAEKDGLDIIQHEWALPRFEQRAESVLRKLVK; via the exons atGGCGGAGGATCTAGTTCTCGATACGGCGATCAGAGATTGGGTTCTGATTCCTCTCTCCGTAGTGATGGTTCTAATCGGTATTTTGAGATACTTTGTCTCTAAGCTTATGCGTTCTACTCCAACTCCTGATGCTAAGATGGTTAAAGAAGG GCAAGTTGTTATTAGAGCTCGGAATCTTAAAGTCGGTGCTAATTTTATCCCGCCGAAATCATTCCGTGCTCGGAGATTCTACTTCAGCAACGAG gAGAATGGTTTGCTACATGTTCCCAAGGGAGAAGCTCAAAATCCACAAGCTGCTATGTTTTCTGATCCTAACATGGCCATGgatatgatgaagaaaaatctTTCTATGATTATTCCTCAG ACACTCACTTTTGCATGggtcaacttcttcttctctggatTTGTTGCAG CCAAAATACCATTTCCACTGACTCAGAGGTTCAGATCAATGTTACAGAATGGCATTGACTTGAGCACTGTCGATGTTAGCTATGTGAGTAGTCGTTCCTG GTACTTCTTGAACTTGTTTGGATTAAGAGGCTTGTTCAGTCTCATTCTCGGAGATGAAAATG CCATTGATGACACACAACGTATGATGCAAATGGGTGGGTTTGGATTTGATGCATCAAAG AGTCTGGGTGCAGAGAAGGATGGTTTAGACATAATCCAGCACGAATGGGCACTACCTCGATTTGAGCAGCGCGCAGAATCTGTATTAAGAAAACTCGTGAAGTAG
- a CDS encoding Ribosomal protein L7Ae/L30e/S12e/Gadd45 family protein (Ribosomal protein L7Ae/L30e/S12e/Gadd45 family protein; FUNCTIONS IN: RNA binding; EXPRESSED IN: 22 plant structures; EXPRESSED DURING: 13 growth stages; CONTAINS InterPro DOMAIN/s: H/ACA ribonucleoprotein complex, subunit Nhp2, eukaryote (InterPro:IPR002415), Ribosomal protein L7Ae/L8/Nhp2 family (InterPro:IPR018492), Ribosomal protein L7Ae/L30e/S12e/Gadd45 (InterPro:IPR004038); BEST Arabidopsis thaliana protein match is: Ribosomal protein L7Ae/L30e/S12e/Gadd45 family protein (TAIR:AT5G20160.2).), whose amino-acid sequence MTVEGVNPKAYPLADSQLSITILDLVQQATNYKQLKKGANEATKTLNRGISEFIVMAADTEPLEILLHLPLLAEDKVFEFLLIVSLSYESQLVVSLALASFTGFTWVSSSYDKKIRLYWLLDSSFEIVIVDNVPYVFVPSKQALGRACDVTRPVIACSVTSNEASQLKSQIQHLKDAIEKLLI is encoded by the exons atgacggtAGAAGGAGTGAACCCTAAGGCGTATCCGTTAGCTGATTCTCAGTTATCGATAACGATTCTTGATCTTGTTCAACAAGCTACGAATTACAAACAGTTAAAGAAAGGAGCTAATGAAGCTACCAAGACATTGAACCGTGGGATCTCTGAGTTCATTGTTATGGCTGCTGATACTGAGCCTCTcgagattcttcttcatcttcctcttcttgctGAAGATAAGGTATTTGAATTTCTTCTTATCGTTTCACTTTCTTATGAATCTCAATTAGTAGTTTCTTTGGCTCTTGCAAGTTTTACTGGATTCACTTGGGTATCTTCTTCATATGATAAAAAGATAAGACTTTATTGGCTATTAGACTCCAGTTTTGAGATTGTGATTGTTGAT AATGTGCCGTATGTGTTTGTGCCATCGAAACAAGCCCTTGGAAGAGCATGTGATGTAACCAGACCCGTGATCGCTTGTTCCGTTACATCAAACGAGGCTAGTCAGTTGAAATCTCAAATTCAGCACCTTAAGGATGCCATTGAGAAGCTCCTCATCTAG
- a CDS encoding Ribosomal protein L7Ae/L30e/S12e/Gadd45 family protein (Ribosomal protein L7Ae/L30e/S12e/Gadd45 family protein; FUNCTIONS IN: RNA binding; INVOLVED IN: ribosome biogenesis; LOCATED IN: ribonucleoprotein complex; EXPRESSED IN: 22 plant structures; EXPRESSED DURING: 13 growth stages; CONTAINS InterPro DOMAIN/s: H/ACA ribonucleoprotein complex, subunit Nhp2, eukaryote (InterPro:IPR002415), Ribosomal protein L7Ae/L8/Nhp2 family (InterPro:IPR018492), Ribosomal protein L7Ae/L30e/S12e/Gadd45 (InterPro:IPR004038), Ribosomal protein L7Ae conserved site (InterPro:IPR004037); BEST Arabidopsis thaliana protein match is: Ribosomal protein L7Ae/L30e/S12e/Gadd45 family protein (TAIR:AT5G20160.1); Has 1766 Blast hits to 1766 proteins in 400 species: Archae - 342; Bacteria - 0; Metazoa - 560; Fungi - 254; Plants - 271; Viruses - 0; Other Eukaryotes - 339 (source: NCBI BLink).), with the protein MTVEGVNPKAYPLADSQLSITILDLVQQATNYKQLKKGANEATKTLNRGISEFIVMAADTEPLEILLHLPLLAEDKNVPYVFVPSKQALGRACDVTRPVIACSVTSNEASQLKSQIQHLKDAIEKLLI; encoded by the exons atgacggtAGAAGGAGTGAACCCTAAGGCGTATCCGTTAGCTGATTCTCAGTTATCGATAACGATTCTTGATCTTGTTCAACAAGCTACGAATTACAAACAGTTAAAGAAAGGAGCTAATGAAGCTACCAAGACATTGAACCGTGGGATCTCTGAGTTCATTGTTATGGCTGCTGATACTGAGCCTCTcgagattcttcttcatcttcctcttcttgctGAAGATAAG AATGTGCCGTATGTGTTTGTGCCATCGAAACAAGCCCTTGGAAGAGCATGTGATGTAACCAGACCCGTGATCGCTTGTTCCGTTACATCAAACGAGGCTAGTCAGTTGAAATCTCAAATTCAGCACCTTAAGGATGCCATTGAGAAGCTCCTCATCTAG